The segment aactgttacaagtgttataatagaggagaaattattgataaaagattagtttgtagagattgtaatttaattttgtacgaaaagacctaagcctaggaaaatttcgaaattaaattaacatatttgaataacctgcttatgaaattacaatatggagacaagagcaaacacattttgttacagaatttagaaaacagaataaaaatttttacttatctcttggaaaaccgttgacaaaattattttccttttcaaagaaatacattaggtttgtaggtttaaatacacacgtttattttgagaagattttttacctataatctttcactatttggacattgaatttgactacgattttaaacctgaaatctttgatgattttatagtacatttggagaaagtaaatgaagaacctcgtgaaaagaatgcggttttactcacattctcccgacttctcgagtgattgttagcaaaatttcattatttccgtttatagattttttattaagatttctggattttttcatttaaaacagcttagaaattagaagcctacaatgaacagtaaaacagctatagattcggttaatttttcattcgtgagttacagattagtttattgtcctttaaacagtattttacgttgattttctgtctgtcccaaaagtgagctagaacccttacattcatatctacttatatatatatatatatatatatatatatatataagtatagtaAATGTAGAAGGATTATGTGTGACTAAGTAACTCAAGACGTGTTTTACCAGGACAAGAACGCCGCGATAGGTCAGAGGAAGAGCCTCAGCAAGAAGGATATCCTGAAGCTGAACACTATGTACAACTGCAGCAGCAGCGGCAACAGCAGCAGCGGCAGCAACAGTAGCAACAAGAGTGAAGAGGACAGTGACGAGATGTCCTCAATATACGATCTGTTTTCTGGATAAAAggcgatttaaattattttttttattatttccatccAATCACTTTATTTCAAGGATTGATTCCTTCCAACACAAAAGCAGAGATGTTCGCTCTAAAATAGGCGAACGAAAAGTCATTTTCGATTCTCTGCATCTCCACCATCTTTCCTCGCCGTTGAGTGTATGCTTCGCTAACTCTCAACGAGCGAATGGAGAATGGAATTCACAtggagaatttttaaaaaaatttctaaaaaactgATTAGGCATTTTTTAGTGTAATAAGTGTGATATTATCACATTTACAACGAAAATTAAGgcaatattcttaaaaaaaaagtattgaagttgatatttcaaaattgtaaatctCCAGACACCCCTTAGTGGATTTAGCAGCATAAAAATCTCCACAGTACTGACGTTGTTGCAATAGCCATTGATATAttacaatactaatatattaaacattgcctaggagtacgccacaccaggcTTTATTgaggttaaatgcaaaatttcaattctattgctcatttcattattaacaCATAGAATGGTAGAAGAACAtacagaaaatgaatttttacacaccttaaaaacaaaagataaattatgaTACTCTTCTGAATGATAGGTTTTAGCCATATTACATGGTTGCGGGTGGAACTCAATGATATAATTTCTCTTGTgtgtgaagaaattaaatttaatgcaagATTCTTGAGGAAATCTTACAGATGAAAATTTTCTCAAGATCTTGCCACACAATATATtcacatatttttcattaaattgtgtcACAGTAATTGATGTTGCACGTGTTGGGATAATTATGCTATAGGCTACATTATCCCTCATcctaattaggctacatgtgttaatatgtcatatgtAAAAATCtctgagtttgtttaaaatgtatttattctgctatttcctgccatcttggttacccataaaTGAAGTGGCATGCTCCATGATCGAATTCAGTGGTCCTCATATCGATATGAAGCTTAATtgcataatacataattttagatttgtagGTAATTTTGTCTTCGAGATATCTAGCACCCAGATAGACAGAATTATTTTTTCAGCTcttcaagtgataggcttcgctaacgctcagccaataatatcaaattaagatattattaaataccaaataatgcaaaatgtttaaaattcgaGAAGTAATGGTTACCGAATTGATGCATAAGGGTAaggaaataagctttaaaaagtacaataaattattgtccAGAATGCATTTTATTTTCCTCCAAACTTTTCATGTATACACATATAGCCGCATTTTATGGAATGTATTTAGGTGAAGCTGCCGAAAAcgacattttaatatacaaaataataatatatataaaacattagtaacttgaacaaatattaaacacttaTTAAATAGATAGAATTCACTGAACATTTTACACCAACCAAATTGCCAGAGTAACTGTGAAGCCACAAAAAATCTCTGAATCAGAGTTGTTACTAAACTACATCCAAATATCATGTGATTGTATGCTGAACAGAAGTCTAAGTTTATATTCAGTGTTTTCGTAAGTTCTAAGCTTCTTTATTCAAGGTGGATGATGGTGCAGTCTGGAACTGGATCAGTATCACCAGGTAAgttgtcaccgctccagccatctgtacagacAGAACACGCCGTCAGTCTATACATAATATAACATGTTTGGTAGCAGTCAGTTTatcttgttaaaaaatgtatgtgtaagAACGAAAACTATATtgagtacaaataaatatatgcatgATCGTATATTGCTATCATCTAAATAACCagacaattatttacaataattatgaataaaaagaaaTCACTAACCGCTGTGAGTGTCTCGTTGTTGAGAGGAAAATATCCACGGGCAGAGAATCTTGCGTTGTGGTGAGGCAATTGCAGGAGAAACCCTTCAAGCTGGGAAACACGCACAaagattttttacatattttcattacGTTTGCACTAAAACGCTAATAAGAAAACCAACGTGGGACTTCTTGTGAAGTCTTCTAGTAACTTAtttgttttaaggttatttttgacgatggaaggattgtgaaggaaataggattttccggacatttgctatctttcattgaaacaagaaattagtaacactacgtttcgagatctgtaacgtcgaaatgtagtgttactgatttcttgtttcacttctagtaatattccaataatttatttctataagacCAAGACAAATTGATAGAAtcaagatattaaatttaaagaatttctaTCACGTTTCCATTAAAAGTCCAATGAAAAAAGCAATGTGGgacttcaatttttttatctctttagaaAATTCAAATAGGTTATTACTACAATATCATTAGTACACCATAATAAATTGGTAGTTTATGTGGTTGTTTAGCTATAAGTAATCATAATTACCTGATTTCGCAATTCCGGGTCCATGTTCTTGTTGATGAACTTGCAGATCGTCTGTCCTGTCTCATCAGCCTAGAACAACATCATATATTTAGAAATTCAAAATGTTATACATCTCCGACACCAATATCATTGCATTGAATCAGGTTTAAATAGTTCATAGCCGCCAACAGAGGAGCATTGAGCCTCTTTACCTGGATTTATAAAAGTCCTTAAGGATTTTTGTGGCCAGAAATAATCACTGGAAGAAATCCCATACTCGTGCTACATCTTATCACCAGGAGTACGTAAATCCGACTCGGAGATTCCTGAGGGCCATCAAGGATTTTAAACGGATCTTGAAACATCTCTTGTCACCCCTGAAGTTATTTAAGTGCATAGAGAGGAACCTTATCCATGCACCCTATCCTTTACACAGTTCCATGTGGAGAGTCTCTGATACATGTATTAACGAGAACACTTACTTGTGCTTCAAAAATGGATGTCAGAGACACTTGGAAAACTAGTATTTTATGTCGAGTTGCGTATTGGTCAGTTTCATAGCATAGAGACCAACATTCATTGCATTATAAAATAACAGGAACGATTTTATAAGGGTAGTAGAGTAGCCGattataaacaatttgtataaTCAAACTATTTAGATGTAAAAGATTTGAAACAAACTCTAAGTTTTGTTAGATAAAAAGCCATTTACATTTTAGAGTAggattttatcaatataatatttaccttGTTGGTGACATCTGTGCTTGAGGTTAGTAACAGAACAACGTAGCAGATGTTAAGCAAGATCCAAGCTACTTCAGTAGTCGTGAAGAACAATGTACCAATTTTGAGGAGCAGGAAAAAGTAGTAAGATGTGACAGTGATGTGGAGAAATGAGGAGAAGGTAACGGCCATTAGCTGATCACAGTAGAAGCCATTAGCCTGGTGTACGGCGTCACACAGCATCCAGTAAGTGTTCATCAGAGTTTTTAGTTTCTTGATTTTAGAAAGCATATTAcctaaaaatcacaaaatactgtacatacaaaacctatatatgtatatatgcgcgcgcgcgcccacacacacacacacacacacacacacacacgtgtatatatatatatatatatatatatatatatatatatatatatacacactatcacaaataatattgtattgacAGAGCGATAACTCTTTTAAGCACAAGAATGacttataattgtttaaatattgatttttattggtTTCCTATTTTGTTAAGTTTGATTTCTGTGCAGTTGGTTATTCATCAGAAAATTGTCTGTTATGCTTACATCATAATGTCAGCCATAATAGTTATGCTTACATCTTGTGTGGGTGCCGTCAACACTGGCGGGGGTTGTGACTTCCATCTCGATCTTG is part of the Homalodisca vitripennis isolate AUS2020 chromosome 8, UT_GWSS_2.1, whole genome shotgun sequence genome and harbors:
- the LOC124368068 gene encoding gustatory receptor for bitter taste 66a-like, which produces MDIVSLQVVAAVTFFSSARKYPRLVSVFDNLERVYKELQHKTSEVKRTVKLLGIYAVALMLVTIFYRMVLMNHSGQAFSLAVSFVTMVLLFCPQAALLVHFTHVAQSIAKSFEMVNAKIEMEVTTPASVDGTHTRCNMLSKIKKLKTLMNTYWMLCDAVHQANGFYCDQLMAVTFSSFLHITVTSYYFFLLLKIGTLFFTTTEVAWILLNICYVVLLLTSSTDVTNKADETGQTICKFINKNMDPELRNQLEGFLLQLPHHNARFSARGYFPLNNETLTAMAGAVTTYLVILIQFQTAPSSTLNKEA